In Arthrobacter alpinus, a single window of DNA contains:
- a CDS encoding phage major capsid protein: protein MSKFDELMNEAKGLVAAGKSGQLSDEQAARMESIKGDIVKAKAHEKAIADGEALVKSMSEADPEVRPDEVGAKSLGDHFVKSLKGRSLKTPGTIATPEFKAATDTQLVGRNGGAYGPLVTDIDTEFVKPVRQRLVIADLLGGGNVSGNAISYPVYGALEGGTGAVGEGGQKPQMHVADPTWVTDALGEVAGWFKISDDMAEDLPYVVSEVNSTALYDLASKEEAALLSGNGTSPNLRGLLNRVGVQVEASADKTDNADAIFRAMTKVGLGSIFSADGIVINPLDYQALRLRKDGNGQYFGGGFFAGQYGQGGIIEQPPLWGLRTVVTNAVAAGTVLVGAFTSAKVFRKGGVRVESTNSHADDFTNDKITIRVRERLGLQVKYPAAFVKVTLSAAEPTP, encoded by the coding sequence ATGTCTAAGTTTGATGAACTGATGAACGAGGCCAAGGGCCTGGTCGCTGCCGGTAAGTCCGGTCAGTTGTCCGACGAGCAGGCCGCACGCATGGAATCCATCAAGGGTGACATCGTGAAGGCAAAGGCTCACGAGAAGGCAATCGCCGATGGCGAGGCTCTGGTTAAGTCCATGAGTGAAGCCGATCCTGAGGTTCGCCCGGACGAGGTTGGCGCGAAGTCCTTGGGTGATCACTTTGTGAAGTCCCTCAAGGGTCGCAGCCTCAAGACTCCCGGCACCATTGCTACTCCGGAGTTCAAGGCCGCAACTGACACGCAGCTCGTTGGACGCAACGGCGGCGCGTACGGTCCGCTGGTTACGGACATCGATACCGAGTTCGTCAAGCCGGTTCGACAGCGTCTTGTTATCGCCGACCTACTGGGTGGCGGCAACGTCTCCGGAAATGCGATCTCCTACCCCGTCTATGGCGCGCTCGAAGGTGGAACCGGCGCCGTTGGTGAGGGTGGCCAGAAGCCACAGATGCACGTTGCCGATCCGACTTGGGTCACGGACGCGCTCGGCGAGGTCGCTGGCTGGTTCAAGATCAGCGATGACATGGCTGAGGATCTGCCTTACGTCGTGTCCGAGGTCAACTCGACCGCGCTGTACGATCTGGCTTCCAAGGAAGAAGCGGCGCTGCTGTCCGGTAACGGCACCAGCCCGAATTTGCGCGGCCTGCTGAACCGTGTCGGTGTCCAGGTGGAAGCTTCGGCTGACAAAACGGACAACGCTGACGCGATCTTCCGCGCCATGACCAAGGTCGGTCTCGGCTCGATCTTCTCCGCTGATGGCATCGTCATCAACCCCCTGGACTACCAGGCATTGCGCCTGCGTAAGGACGGCAACGGCCAGTACTTCGGTGGTGGCTTCTTCGCTGGCCAGTACGGCCAGGGCGGAATCATCGAGCAGCCCCCGCTGTGGGGTCTGCGCACGGTAGTGACCAACGCCGTTGCCGCCGGCACCGTGCTGGTTGGTGCGTTCACTTCCGCCAAGGTCTTCCGCAAGGGAGGCGTTCGCGTTGAGTCCACCAACTCCCACGCTGACGACTTCACGAACGACAAGATCACGATCCGAGTTCGCGAACGCCTGGGCTTGCAGGTCAAGTACCCGGCTGCATTCGTCAAGGTCACCCTGTCGGCGGCTGAGCCCACCCCGTAA
- a CDS encoding HK97 family phage prohead protease, protein MLTKNMPVRVKAAAGDAGEFEAVVAVFGNIDSYGDVIVKGAFAATLKDWSDSGDPIPVVWSHDSSDPFSHIGHVVEASETDAGLQVKAQLDMDNPKAVQVFKLLKARRVTQFSFAYSVEDSGPTKVGGKDATELRALKVYEVGPTLVGANQATDLLSAKSDLLDVIDGVKAGRVLSAKNAAVVTKTIDALDAAKLALSALLDAATNDEGKTSTGHQVKDEELSAVKGDKPEELGKVKSEEPAAEVSVNAKSFESFFLTESLERGISNV, encoded by the coding sequence GTGCTTACGAAGAATATGCCCGTCCGCGTCAAGGCTGCGGCTGGTGATGCTGGCGAATTTGAGGCTGTTGTGGCCGTGTTCGGAAACATTGACTCGTACGGGGACGTGATCGTGAAGGGCGCCTTTGCTGCGACGTTGAAGGACTGGTCAGACAGCGGTGACCCTATCCCCGTGGTGTGGTCGCACGATTCCAGTGACCCGTTCTCACACATCGGCCACGTCGTTGAGGCGTCCGAGACCGACGCCGGCCTACAGGTCAAAGCCCAGCTGGACATGGATAACCCGAAAGCGGTCCAGGTCTTCAAGCTACTCAAGGCCCGCCGTGTCACACAGTTCTCCTTCGCCTACTCGGTGGAAGACTCCGGCCCCACGAAAGTGGGTGGCAAGGATGCGACCGAGCTTCGAGCCTTGAAGGTTTACGAGGTTGGGCCAACGCTCGTCGGGGCAAATCAGGCGACCGATTTGCTGTCTGCAAAATCAGATCTTCTTGACGTCATTGATGGCGTCAAGGCCGGCCGGGTTCTCTCGGCCAAGAACGCGGCGGTTGTCACCAAGACGATCGACGCTTTGGACGCGGCCAAACTGGCCCTGTCCGCGCTGCTTGATGCAGCAACGAATGACGAAGGCAAGACCAGCACCGGCCACCAGGTCAAGGACGAGGAACTGAGCGCGGTCAAGGGCGATAAGCCTGAGGAACTGGGCAAGGTCAAGTCCGAGGAACCTGCCGCCGAGGTGTCCGTCAATGCGAAGTCGTTTGAATCCTTTTTCCTAACTGAATCCCTTGAAAGGGGAATTTCAAATGTCTAA
- a CDS encoding phage portal protein, producing MGLGDLFRKDSIINQAKSAGAFAPQGMMSIELPAGQTTVTDEMVRALAHSIKGMGPRRLWETQHSVRMVVDFLSRNIGQLGLQSFKMAGDGGRERLRDSPLTRLLSAPNAQMTGYDLMVALVSDLALFDEAWWLVRPTREGGWEIRPLAVDRVSITSGYEIDGNLVVSYSMGTGNKPLVIEQEQLLHFRGWDPGYGRTVSPAVRTLRDVLAEQVASQEFRLKVWENGGQISQYITRPKDAAAWSAEAADRFREGMAGYSSGGGKEGKMPVLEDGMTINQTRFNAKDEQWAEAAQLALETVARAFHINPAMLGATGGVSYANVREFRKMLYGETLGPWLKMIQDRINRFLIPMIGEDPAAYVEFNVKAKLAASFDEQAAVLSSSVGRPWMTADEARALENMPALGGDAAALVTPLNVLVGGQASPRDSAPKSGRVLTKRDPIKLKGAPTRESEKTVEQLLAQFFKRQRKSVLAKINSKASAAWWDKERWDKELADDLYKAAVSVTGQVAADTLDSIGDDPDAYDMGRTQKFLQSVAKSRAEMINQTTEAQVQDAIDNSEDEDYEGEDNSPEHVFDVAEEGRGKGIAQTLLTTFAGFAVTEAAKQRGGDQATKTWVTSSGNPRPEHAAMDGETVGMNDTFSSGQNWPGDPAGGAEGVANCMCEVEITIP from the coding sequence ATGGGTCTCGGTGACTTGTTCCGTAAGGATTCGATTATCAATCAGGCGAAGTCTGCTGGTGCGTTCGCGCCTCAGGGCATGATGAGCATTGAGTTGCCGGCTGGTCAGACGACGGTTACTGATGAGATGGTGCGCGCTCTCGCTCATTCGATCAAGGGCATGGGCCCGCGTCGGTTGTGGGAGACGCAGCATAGCGTCCGCATGGTCGTTGATTTCCTTTCGCGCAATATTGGCCAGCTTGGTTTGCAGTCGTTCAAGATGGCTGGCGATGGTGGCCGTGAGCGGTTGCGTGATTCGCCGTTGACTCGGTTGTTGTCCGCGCCTAATGCGCAGATGACCGGCTATGACTTGATGGTTGCGCTGGTGTCTGACCTGGCGTTGTTCGATGAGGCGTGGTGGCTGGTTAGGCCGACCCGTGAGGGTGGCTGGGAGATCCGCCCGCTGGCTGTTGACCGCGTGTCGATTACTTCCGGGTATGAGATCGACGGGAACCTTGTTGTCTCCTATTCGATGGGCACCGGTAATAAGCCGCTAGTCATCGAGCAGGAGCAGCTACTTCATTTCCGCGGCTGGGACCCTGGCTACGGCCGAACGGTTTCCCCCGCGGTCCGTACGTTGCGGGATGTACTGGCTGAGCAGGTCGCTTCCCAAGAGTTCCGGCTCAAGGTGTGGGAGAACGGCGGACAGATTAGCCAGTACATCACCCGTCCTAAGGATGCTGCGGCGTGGTCTGCTGAGGCAGCGGACAGATTCAGGGAAGGCATGGCCGGCTACAGCAGTGGCGGTGGCAAGGAAGGGAAGATGCCAGTCCTTGAAGACGGCATGACGATCAACCAAACCCGCTTCAATGCCAAGGATGAGCAGTGGGCCGAGGCTGCACAGCTTGCTCTTGAGACTGTTGCTCGTGCTTTCCATATCAACCCGGCGATGCTGGGCGCTACTGGCGGTGTCTCCTATGCGAACGTGCGCGAGTTCCGCAAGATGCTGTACGGCGAAACGCTTGGGCCCTGGCTCAAGATGATTCAGGACCGCATCAACCGGTTCCTTATCCCCATGATTGGGGAAGATCCGGCCGCTTATGTTGAGTTCAATGTGAAGGCCAAACTTGCTGCATCGTTCGATGAGCAGGCTGCGGTTCTCTCGTCTTCTGTTGGTCGTCCTTGGATGACTGCTGATGAGGCTCGGGCGTTGGAGAATATGCCAGCGTTGGGCGGCGATGCTGCTGCGCTTGTGACTCCGTTGAACGTCCTTGTTGGTGGGCAGGCATCCCCGCGTGACTCGGCCCCTAAGTCTGGCCGGGTATTGACGAAACGTGACCCTATCAAGTTGAAGGGTGCGCCTACTCGTGAGTCTGAGAAGACCGTCGAGCAGTTGTTAGCGCAGTTCTTCAAGCGCCAGCGCAAGAGCGTGTTGGCGAAGATCAACTCTAAAGCTTCGGCCGCTTGGTGGGACAAGGAGCGCTGGGACAAGGAGCTTGCAGACGACCTGTACAAGGCGGCTGTGAGCGTGACTGGTCAGGTCGCGGCGGACACGTTGGACAGTATCGGGGATGACCCTGATGCGTACGACATGGGCCGCACTCAGAAGTTCTTGCAGTCCGTGGCTAAGTCGCGGGCGGAGATGATCAACCAGACCACCGAGGCCCAGGTTCAGGACGCCATTGATAACTCCGAGGATGAGGACTATGAGGGTGAGGACAACTCGCCTGAGCATGTCTTCGATGTTGCGGAGGAAGGGCGAGGCAAGGGTATCGCTCAAACGTTGCTGACTACCTTTGCCGGGTTCGCTGTTACTGAGGCGGCCAAGCAGCGCGGCGGTGACCAGGCAACGAAGACATGGGTGACTAGCTCTGGCAATCCAAGGCCGGAACATGCGGCGATGGACGGCGAGACGGTGGGCATGAATGACACCTTCTCATCCGGACAAAACTGGCCGGGCGATCCGGCTGGCGGTGCTGAGGGCGTAGCAAATTGCATGTGCGAAGTCGAGATCACTATCCCATAA
- a CDS encoding terminase large subunit domain-containing protein, whose product MTSSRSDGAGSKRRLGKTVPRIHTKPLRELNEDTSLGYEAIEAAKIAGRRLHPWQEWFLIHSLELALGSFSYDEFPKLRFKTVLLLVSRQNGKSFIMSTRLLWRMLMWDGPEVESPLILGAAHKLSAAEEILDLTTMALRRSAARKYIAHKSNVNGNKYLELTNGSRYKCEAASDDGGRGLSVTDLAFDELRQQRDWESWSALTNTTNARYSSQTLAVSNAGTAKSDVLRGLRKQGLDRIADWEKYVESGLMDAETFANQHDTTLALMEWSAPDGCDIWDRDGWAEANPSMGHEDENGIALITEETLASKAALVGKPGEDGVPEYVFRTENLCQWVTADVSAIFGDGFWETQGDPTSEIVKGSQIVASVDVSHNRAMAYLAVAGFRPDGKTHVEVILQRAGTEWVVPYLSEHFHELGAESIVVQGRGAPASALIEHLEAAGIPVTRCEGSDLAAVHGGMFDAVRSGDVFHVGDQDVLNVAAAAAVVKDLGDVQVLNRSKSPVDVAPLVAVEQARWGLSILKTRAGKQTVSSYETRGLVVV is encoded by the coding sequence TTGACGAGCTCAAGAAGCGACGGGGCCGGAAGCAAGCGGCGTCTGGGTAAGACTGTTCCGCGGATTCACACGAAGCCGCTGCGTGAATTGAATGAGGATACGTCGCTTGGCTATGAGGCGATTGAGGCGGCGAAGATTGCTGGCCGTCGCCTGCATCCTTGGCAGGAATGGTTCCTGATTCATTCGTTGGAGCTGGCTCTTGGATCGTTCTCTTATGACGAGTTCCCGAAGCTGCGGTTCAAGACCGTGCTGTTGCTGGTTAGCCGGCAGAACGGCAAGTCGTTCATTATGTCTACCCGCCTTCTTTGGCGCATGTTGATGTGGGATGGGCCCGAGGTTGAGTCCCCTCTGATTCTTGGCGCCGCTCATAAGCTGTCTGCGGCCGAGGAAATCCTTGACTTGACGACGATGGCGTTGCGTCGGTCTGCTGCGCGCAAGTACATTGCGCATAAGTCGAACGTGAACGGCAACAAATACTTGGAGCTTACGAACGGCTCCCGTTACAAGTGCGAGGCTGCGTCTGACGATGGTGGCCGCGGATTGTCTGTAACGGATCTTGCCTTTGATGAGCTCCGGCAGCAGCGTGACTGGGAGTCCTGGTCTGCGCTGACGAACACGACGAACGCCCGGTATTCCTCACAGACATTGGCCGTGTCGAACGCTGGCACCGCTAAGTCTGATGTGCTGCGCGGTTTGCGCAAGCAAGGGCTTGACCGGATTGCGGACTGGGAGAAGTACGTTGAGTCTGGCCTCATGGACGCTGAGACGTTCGCTAACCAGCACGACACAACCCTTGCCCTTATGGAGTGGTCGGCGCCTGATGGCTGTGACATCTGGGACCGTGACGGGTGGGCCGAGGCTAACCCGTCCATGGGCCATGAGGATGAGAACGGCATCGCTCTAATCACTGAGGAAACGCTCGCCTCTAAGGCCGCCCTTGTGGGTAAGCCTGGTGAGGATGGCGTGCCTGAGTATGTGTTCCGTACTGAGAATCTTTGCCAGTGGGTGACGGCTGATGTGTCGGCAATCTTTGGTGATGGGTTCTGGGAGACGCAGGGTGATCCTACTTCGGAGATCGTGAAGGGTTCGCAGATTGTCGCTTCGGTTGATGTCTCTCATAACAGGGCGATGGCGTATCTGGCGGTGGCTGGTTTCCGACCTGATGGCAAGACTCACGTCGAAGTCATTCTGCAACGTGCTGGCACTGAGTGGGTTGTGCCGTATCTGTCCGAACACTTCCATGAGTTGGGTGCTGAGTCGATTGTGGTTCAGGGCCGCGGCGCTCCGGCGTCTGCACTGATCGAGCATCTTGAGGCTGCTGGTATTCCGGTGACTCGGTGTGAGGGTTCGGACTTGGCTGCGGTTCATGGCGGCATGTTCGATGCTGTGCGCTCTGGTGATGTCTTCCATGTTGGTGATCAGGATGTTTTGAACGTGGCTGCTGCGGCTGCGGTGGTCAAGGATTTGGGGGATGTTCAGGTGTTGAACCGTTCGAAGTCCCCTGTTGATGTGGCCCCGCTGGTTGCTGTTGAGCAGGCTCGTTGGGGCTTGTCCATTTTGAAGACTAGGGCAGGTAAGCAAACAGTGAGCTCGTATGAAACACGTGGATTGGTGGTGGTCTGA
- a CDS encoding terminase small subunit, whose translation MGVHEATLMAIASAPYVDRVGADAGTVEAMLALAKKIDAWDEIVDLAMEQAAESERKPTVPAHDNTSLPTFLRYCEALGLTPATRRALVAEVKAEGDAVDELKKRRGRKQAASG comes from the coding sequence ATGGGCGTTCATGAGGCCACTTTGATGGCTATTGCTTCGGCGCCTTATGTGGATCGGGTGGGTGCTGATGCTGGCACGGTGGAGGCGATGCTGGCCTTGGCTAAGAAGATTGATGCTTGGGACGAGATTGTGGATCTTGCGATGGAGCAGGCTGCGGAGTCTGAGCGTAAGCCGACTGTCCCGGCGCATGACAATACTTCCCTTCCGACGTTCCTTCGATATTGCGAGGCGCTGGGCTTGACGCCTGCCACGCGACGGGCACTTGTTGCCGAGGTGAAGGCTGAGGGTGATGCTGTTGACGAGCTCAAGAAGCGACGGGGCCGGAAGCAAGCGGCGTCTGGGTAA
- a CDS encoding 3'-5' exoribonuclease domain-containing protein has translation MKYFYDTEFHDDGHTIDLISIGIVAEDGREYYAVNAEADWARIKKHDWLAANVVNQLPHPGEWKPKEQIKREVTAFLLADTLPELWAWFAAYDHVVLSQLFGRMLDLPEGIPMYTHDLRALIDYLPDKHLPQQKTGQHDALEDARWVQVAHAYATRAR, from the coding sequence ATGAAGTACTTCTACGACACTGAGTTCCACGATGACGGCCACACCATCGACCTCATCAGCATCGGGATCGTCGCTGAGGATGGCCGCGAATACTACGCCGTCAACGCTGAGGCTGATTGGGCGCGAATCAAGAAGCATGACTGGCTTGCTGCCAACGTCGTCAATCAGCTGCCACACCCCGGCGAGTGGAAGCCCAAGGAGCAGATCAAGCGAGAAGTGACAGCGTTCCTGTTGGCCGACACACTGCCAGAGCTGTGGGCATGGTTTGCCGCCTATGATCACGTTGTTCTATCACAACTGTTCGGCCGCATGCTTGACCTGCCCGAGGGCATCCCGATGTACACGCACGACCTGCGCGCACTCATCGACTACCTGCCAGACAAACACCTACCCCAGCAGAAGACAGGCCAGCATGACGCCTTGGAAGATGCTCGATGGGTACAGGTGGCACACGCCTACGCAACGAGGGCACGATGA
- a CDS encoding HNH endonuclease signature motif containing protein → MHYQRWKKDNGHLLAQKRHWASVEERFWSKVDKTETCWNWIGGFNKSGYGRLKIDGKFIRAHIRSFEMENGEVPAGMVVDHRCHNEKCVRPVHLRLVTHKQNSEHRIGAQKNSKSGIRGVYWAPTRNAWIASVRHCGRQVNLGTFSTAADAERAAIAKRNELFTHNDHDRKEVK, encoded by the coding sequence ATGCACTACCAGCGCTGGAAGAAAGACAATGGTCACCTGCTGGCGCAAAAGAGGCATTGGGCCTCAGTTGAAGAACGGTTCTGGTCAAAGGTTGATAAGACGGAAACTTGTTGGAACTGGATAGGCGGATTCAACAAGAGCGGGTATGGCCGATTGAAGATTGACGGAAAATTCATCCGTGCACATATTCGTTCCTTTGAGATGGAGAACGGCGAAGTTCCGGCAGGCATGGTCGTTGACCACCGGTGCCACAACGAGAAATGCGTTAGGCCAGTTCACCTAAGACTTGTTACCCACAAGCAAAACTCTGAGCATCGAATCGGCGCTCAGAAAAACAGCAAATCAGGCATCCGGGGAGTCTATTGGGCACCCACTAGAAATGCGTGGATAGCCAGCGTCAGGCACTGCGGCCGACAAGTCAATCTCGGAACGTTCAGCACTGCTGCCGATGCTGAACGGGCCGCGATCGCCAAGCGAAATGAACTTTTCACTCACAACGACCACGACCGAAAGGAAGTAAAATGA
- a CDS encoding glutaredoxin domain-containing protein — MTTPTLYSKPACVQCTMTKKWLDRNGTVLPIVDVTVDTDALAKIVALNYAQAPVIWIDADTHWSGFRPDLLAQHFPKENAS, encoded by the coding sequence ATGACTACCCCAACCCTCTACTCCAAGCCCGCGTGTGTTCAGTGCACGATGACGAAGAAGTGGCTGGATCGTAACGGCACCGTGCTACCCATCGTTGACGTGACCGTGGACACCGACGCACTGGCCAAGATCGTTGCACTGAACTACGCACAAGCCCCCGTGATCTGGATCGACGCAGACACGCATTGGAGTGGTTTCCGCCCGGACCTACTCGCCCAACACTTCCCCAAGGAGAACGCATCATGA
- a CDS encoding AAA family ATPase, producing MGYEEQVIGACLLDGEAIRFAVDHVESTDFASMVLGNVFDVMVAMRAAGKPIEPASVTAGVAEAGIRGVGFTELFKWMEAVGSSHSVDFYAKLVREASVRRSIARAGQSMIQQSQNEAVPSAQVLSEAMTALTGISDNSPGNGMKTITLGDLLAVEDSYDWVIEGLFERGDRMIITGYEGLGKTTWIRQMAICMAAGINPVTLDHCEPQKVLVIDVENTESQWRNEVRGMAKTAQGYGPVSPMENLHLSCNGRVDITKGSSLGEIHRLVDIHKPSVLFIGPIYKLVPHGISNDDDAAPLITALDSLRDRGLVLVMEGHSPKGSANAARDLSPRGSAALMGWPEFGFGLAPDENGNAIVQRWRGERDRKRVWPKTLEKGGPFPWCAPEINPATRQKLYGRPK from the coding sequence ATGGGCTACGAGGAACAAGTCATCGGTGCCTGCTTGCTGGATGGCGAGGCTATCAGGTTTGCGGTTGATCACGTCGAATCAACCGACTTCGCATCGATGGTTCTTGGCAACGTGTTTGACGTGATGGTTGCTATGCGGGCCGCGGGTAAACCTATCGAGCCGGCAAGCGTAACGGCCGGTGTTGCTGAGGCTGGCATCCGTGGCGTCGGCTTTACTGAGTTGTTCAAGTGGATGGAAGCTGTTGGTTCATCTCATTCGGTGGACTTCTACGCCAAGCTGGTTCGTGAAGCATCAGTGCGCAGGTCCATCGCTCGTGCTGGCCAATCCATGATTCAGCAGTCGCAGAACGAAGCAGTCCCATCAGCGCAGGTTCTCAGTGAAGCCATGACGGCACTCACAGGCATCAGCGACAACTCACCGGGCAACGGCATGAAGACCATCACGCTAGGCGACCTGCTAGCCGTCGAGGACTCGTACGACTGGGTTATCGAGGGCTTATTTGAGCGTGGCGATCGGATGATCATTACCGGATATGAGGGTCTGGGCAAGACGACCTGGATACGGCAGATGGCAATCTGTATGGCGGCCGGCATCAACCCGGTCACGCTGGACCATTGCGAACCGCAGAAAGTTCTTGTGATCGACGTTGAGAACACCGAATCGCAGTGGCGCAACGAGGTCCGCGGCATGGCCAAGACGGCACAGGGCTACGGCCCAGTGTCGCCTATGGAGAACCTTCATCTGTCCTGCAATGGTCGGGTGGACATCACCAAGGGCTCGTCACTGGGAGAGATTCACCGGCTCGTGGACATTCACAAGCCTTCCGTGTTGTTCATTGGCCCGATTTACAAGTTGGTCCCGCATGGCATCAGCAACGATGACGATGCGGCGCCACTCATCACGGCCCTTGACTCACTCAGGGACCGTGGATTGGTGCTCGTCATGGAAGGCCACTCGCCCAAGGGATCGGCCAATGCTGCACGTGACCTTTCCCCACGAGGATCAGCCGCACTCATGGGATGGCCAGAGTTCGGATTCGGCCTAGCGCCAGACGAGAACGGCAATGCAATTGTTCAGCGTTGGCGTGGAGAGCGAGACCGCAAACGAGTCTGGCCCAAGACGCTCGAAAAAGGTGGCCCGTTCCCCTGGTGCGCACCCGAGATCAACCCAGCCACACGCCAGAAGTTGTATGGCAGGCCCAAATAA
- a CDS encoding single-stranded DNA-binding protein: MAQIATTANIGTYYGLKFGQDGKARISFSAAETARIKDQSGNWTDGGTTWFNVTLFGGASEALDLQITANQGKGRVTFAGRMNTRDYEKDGQQRQSLDVVADFVGLVPKNPQQQNGQLAQQNNQGGYQQQQQPGQQSQQQGFGGGQQQQNSGGWGNGQTSEAPF; encoded by the coding sequence ATGGCGCAGATAGCAACAACAGCAAACATCGGCACGTACTACGGGCTCAAGTTCGGGCAGGACGGCAAGGCGCGAATCAGCTTCTCAGCTGCCGAGACTGCCCGCATCAAGGATCAGTCCGGCAACTGGACGGACGGCGGGACGACTTGGTTCAACGTGACCTTGTTCGGCGGCGCATCCGAAGCGCTCGACTTGCAGATCACCGCGAACCAGGGCAAGGGCCGAGTGACGTTCGCTGGCCGGATGAACACCCGCGACTACGAAAAGGATGGCCAGCAGCGCCAATCCTTGGATGTTGTGGCTGATTTTGTCGGACTCGTGCCAAAGAATCCCCAACAGCAGAACGGCCAGCTCGCACAGCAGAACAACCAGGGCGGCTACCAGCAGCAGCAGCAGCCAGGCCAGCAGTCGCAGCAGCAAGGGTTCGGCGGCGGACAGCAGCAACAGAACAGCGGCGGCTGGGGCAACGGACAAACTTCGGAGGCCCCCTTCTGA
- a CDS encoding lambda exonuclease family protein, translating into MMIKTGARAVAPKVDTPPAVVSSKPAPAAPDPFDSPSYKDMPAYVPPKLSLPADKLTVYKELEQGTPEWFEARCGVLTASVVHQLLTAGLKVADNLTSKSLTMALAAERITNYVEPMATTRDMERGNLDEPYAREVYSERYAPVTEVGFMVREINGYRLGYSPDGLVAEDGLIEIKSRKQKIQLATFLDDEVPGANMAQIQTGLLVSGRDWLDYFSYTGGMPPFVHRVYPDQKWFAAIIAALVQFETNAEDMLDKYLKATEGNPPTERIDHWEEMEIF; encoded by the coding sequence ATGATGATCAAGACAGGTGCGCGGGCGGTGGCTCCGAAAGTGGATACGCCGCCCGCAGTTGTATCCAGCAAGCCAGCACCCGCCGCGCCTGATCCGTTCGACTCACCAAGCTACAAGGACATGCCAGCGTACGTGCCACCCAAGCTCTCCTTGCCTGCCGACAAACTCACCGTCTACAAAGAGTTGGAGCAGGGCACGCCGGAATGGTTCGAGGCGCGCTGTGGTGTTCTTACCGCGTCCGTGGTTCACCAACTACTCACGGCGGGGCTAAAGGTTGCCGACAACCTCACATCAAAGAGCTTGACGATGGCACTGGCCGCCGAACGGATCACGAACTACGTGGAACCGATGGCCACCACACGCGACATGGAGCGCGGAAACCTTGACGAGCCCTACGCCCGTGAGGTCTACAGCGAACGATACGCGCCGGTCACTGAGGTTGGGTTCATGGTGCGCGAGATCAACGGCTACCGACTGGGCTATTCACCAGATGGCTTAGTTGCTGAAGATGGGCTCATTGAGATCAAGTCACGCAAGCAGAAGATCCAGCTCGCAACGTTCCTGGACGATGAAGTACCCGGCGCGAACATGGCCCAGATTCAAACAGGGCTGCTCGTCTCTGGCCGTGACTGGCTCGATTACTTCAGCTACACAGGTGGGATGCCACCGTTCGTCCATCGCGTGTACCCGGATCAAAAATGGTTCGCCGCCATCATCGCAGCGTTGGTTCAGTTCGAAACCAACGCCGAGGACATGCTCGACAAATACCTGAAAGCGACCGAGGGTAACCCGCCCACTGAGCGCATCGACCACTGGGAAGAAATGGAGATTTTCTGA